From a single Pirellulaceae bacterium genomic region:
- the prpC gene encoding 2-methylcitrate synthase — protein MSDAKSKTGGLAGVVAGQTAIATVGAEGHGLSYRGYSIYDLTQHANFEEVAHLLLRGHLPTKAELDGFCREIIAARELPQDLKSILEILPAGTHPMDVLRTGCSALGCLEPEHEVSQQDAIAIRLLATFPGMLLYWHRFHHDGVRIDTASSAQSIGEHFLTMLHGRKPDPLWIQAMDVSLTLYAEHEFNASTFAARVTVATRSDFYSAITSAIGTLRGPLHGGANEAAMEVIERYQTADEAEAGLLAALERRELIMGFGHRVYRTCDPRSDVIKGWSKKLADSVGDARLYPVSERIEQLMWDQKKLFPNLDFYSASAYHFMGIPTPLFTPIFVCSRITGWAAHVFEQRANNKLIRPGADYIGPADRPFVPIENR, from the coding sequence ATGAGTGATGCAAAGAGTAAGACGGGTGGTCTGGCGGGTGTGGTCGCTGGTCAAACCGCCATTGCCACCGTAGGCGCCGAAGGGCATGGATTGAGCTACCGTGGATATTCCATCTATGATCTGACCCAACATGCTAACTTCGAGGAGGTCGCTCACCTGCTGCTGCGCGGCCATCTACCGACGAAAGCGGAGCTAGACGGATTCTGCCGCGAAATCATCGCGGCTCGCGAACTGCCCCAGGATCTCAAGTCGATTCTGGAAATCTTGCCAGCGGGCACTCATCCCATGGACGTGCTGCGCACCGGCTGTTCGGCGCTGGGATGCCTGGAACCGGAGCACGAAGTGTCACAACAAGATGCGATCGCCATTCGACTGTTGGCTACGTTTCCAGGAATGCTCTTGTACTGGCATCGCTTCCATCATGATGGAGTGCGAATTGATACCGCCAGCTCGGCGCAGTCGATTGGTGAACACTTCCTGACGATGCTGCATGGTCGAAAGCCCGATCCACTCTGGATTCAAGCCATGGATGTTTCTTTGACACTGTATGCCGAACACGAGTTCAACGCATCTACGTTTGCGGCGCGTGTCACAGTGGCCACACGCAGCGATTTCTACTCGGCGATCACCTCGGCCATCGGTACCTTGCGGGGACCACTGCACGGCGGTGCCAATGAAGCCGCTATGGAGGTGATCGAACGCTACCAAACTGCCGATGAAGCAGAAGCTGGATTGTTGGCCGCGCTAGAGCGGCGTGAATTGATTATGGGCTTTGGTCATCGAGTCTATCGCACTTGCGATCCTCGCTCGGATGTCATTAAGGGCTGGTCGAAGAAACTAGCTGACTCCGTAGGCGACGCGCGGCTGTATCCGGTCTCGGAGCGCATCGAGCAACTGATGTGGGACCAGAAGAAGCTGTTCCCGAACTTGGATTTTTACAGCGCATCAGCCTATCACTTCATGGGCATTCCGACGCCGCTGTTCACGCCGATCTTTGTGTGTTCCAGAATTACCGGCTGGGCGGCGCACGTCTTTGAGCAACGCGCCAATAACAAACTGATTCGCCCCGGTGCCGACTACATCGGACCTGCTGACCGCCCCTTTGTGCCCATCGAAAACCGCTAA